A window of the Nitrosopumilus ureiphilus genome harbors these coding sequences:
- a CDS encoding MFS transporter — protein MTSLTREQKSIIFGSWLGWSLDGYDLVLMLLVIPLISILFFPAEDPTFSLLATFAAYIITLIMRPFGGAFFGNFGDKHGRKKAMIITIMGFSGATFATGLLPTWQMIGFMAPILLIGLRLTQGFFAGGEWGSGAVITMETVPKEKRGILSGFLQSGFNFGFVIASVVFFGAVSLFPEEQFVEIGWRIMFFTGIIPGLVALFVRFRMNESQVWLAKQKQKKTERSPLKKLLSSKDGRKRFIFSLILMTGLMYAYYTSIGFYPTFLQNYVEIEKTEVSLLMIVGTTTSLFGQIFTGYLSQRIGRRKAIGYFAMAAIALAIPTFYGLYYAESTFERIAYTVVLIAVATTGFGPIPAFLSERFPTEVRNSASGFIYNGGLIFGSWAPLIVVTMISKGAELIPVLLGINVIIGSVIILIGAKINPETRDVDISK, from the coding sequence ATGACATCACTTACTAGAGAACAAAAGTCTATAATTTTTGGTTCATGGTTAGGATGGTCACTTGATGGTTATGATTTAGTTTTGATGTTACTTGTAATTCCATTAATTAGCATATTATTTTTTCCTGCTGAAGATCCAACATTTTCTCTTTTAGCAACATTTGCAGCATATATCATTACACTAATCATGAGACCATTTGGAGGAGCTTTTTTTGGAAACTTTGGAGATAAACATGGAAGGAAAAAAGCAATGATCATTACAATCATGGGATTTTCTGGTGCCACATTTGCAACAGGATTACTACCAACTTGGCAAATGATTGGATTTATGGCACCAATTTTACTAATTGGATTACGATTAACACAGGGATTTTTTGCGGGAGGAGAATGGGGAAGTGGTGCAGTCATTACAATGGAAACAGTACCAAAAGAAAAGAGGGGAATTCTTTCTGGATTTTTACAAAGTGGTTTTAATTTTGGTTTTGTAATTGCATCAGTAGTATTTTTTGGAGCAGTTTCATTATTTCCAGAAGAGCAATTTGTTGAAATTGGATGGAGAATAATGTTCTTTACAGGAATCATTCCTGGACTTGTTGCATTATTTGTTCGATTTAGAATGAATGAATCACAAGTATGGCTTGCAAAACAAAAACAGAAGAAAACAGAAAGATCACCTCTAAAGAAATTACTTTCTAGTAAAGACGGAAGAAAGCGATTCATCTTTTCCTTGATTTTAATGACAGGACTCATGTATGCATATTATACATCAATTGGGTTTTACCCAACATTTCTTCAAAATTATGTAGAAATTGAAAAAACTGAAGTATCGTTGTTAATGATTGTTGGAACAACTACATCATTGTTTGGTCAAATTTTTACAGGTTATCTTAGCCAAAGAATCGGCAGGAGAAAAGCAATTGGGTATTTTGCCATGGCCGCAATTGCATTGGCAATTCCAACATTTTATGGATTGTATTATGCTGAATCAACATTTGAAAGAATTGCATATACTGTGGTTTTGATTGCTGTTGCAACTACAGGATTTGGTCCAATTCCGGCATTTTTGTCTGAGAGATTTCCAACAGAAGTTAGAAACAGCGCAAGTGGTTTTATCTATAACGGAGGACTAATTTTTGGATCTTGGGCGCCATTAATTGTAGTAACAATGATATCAAAAGGTGCAGAATTAATTCCAGTTTTACTTGGAATTAATGTAATAATTGGTTCAGTAATTATTTTAATTGGTGCAAAAATTAATCCAGAAACCAGAGATGTTGATATTTCAAAGTGA
- a CDS encoding PadR family transcriptional regulator: MISEWFQRVGSSIPRGFSRYFILELLKKKERTGKEIIDYAVEQSNGIWKPSPGLVYPLLGRLLDEGLIEETKDGRYKLTKKGIDTAEDVDKINDIVKKQLEVLFRLGNVGRFVALDLLEKISTMGSILSSNLANMTDDETQKYRKFLQDELKKMNEKSSKKKGKEIKIE; this comes from the coding sequence ATGATTTCTGAATGGTTTCAAAGAGTAGGAAGTTCAATCCCAAGAGGATTTTCCAGATATTTCATTTTAGAACTATTGAAAAAGAAAGAGCGTACTGGTAAGGAGATCATAGATTATGCAGTAGAACAAAGTAATGGGATTTGGAAACCATCTCCAGGATTAGTCTATCCTCTACTTGGTAGATTACTAGATGAAGGACTGATTGAAGAAACAAAAGACGGCAGATACAAACTGACAAAAAAAGGAATAGACACTGCTGAAGATGTAGATAAGATCAACGACATTGTAAAAAAACAGTTAGAGGTTCTTTTCAGATTAGGGAATGTAGGAAGATTTGTTGCCTTAGATTTGTTAGAGAAGATCTCCACAATGGGATCTATTCTTAGTTCCAATTTAGCAAATATGACAGATGATGAAACTCAAAAGTATAGAAAATTCCTTCAAGATGAACTAAAGAAAATGAATGAAAAAAGTTCAAAGAAGAAAGGAAAAGAGATTAAAATTGAATGA